From Choristoneura fumiferana chromosome 7, NRCan_CFum_1, whole genome shotgun sequence, the proteins below share one genomic window:
- the LOC141429388 gene encoding uncharacterized protein, whose protein sequence is MCLSTSLGFAFLTSLISAGALVVCVIFGELAIGGVVRQTNILIHNPNYLRDNSNMNAFVGELALSLICLVAGIISLICFIFSAMLYNGISRRQPGQIRGYLVFGLCLTILVGTAAFFHMRAYDAKISRYVLMGCGSYLSSLVMIGVTYKNILAARARARATCV, encoded by the exons ATGTGCCTCTCAACAAGTCTTGGCTTCGCGTTTTTAACCTCG TTGATCTCAGCGGGTGCCCTGGTTGTATGCGTGATATTTGGAGAACTAGCCATAGGTGGGGTTGTTCGGCAAACCAACATCTTGATCCACAACCCGAACTACCTACGCGACAACAGCAACATGAACGCCTTCGTTGGGGAGTTGGCTTTAAGCCTGATCTGCTTGGTTGCTGGCATCATCTCCTTGATATGCTTCATCTTCTCTGCCATGCTTTACAATGGTATTAGCAga CGCCAGCCAGGCCAGATAAGAGGGTACCTGGTCTTCGGGCTCTGTCTCACAATTCTGGTCGGGACGGCTGCTTTTTTCCACATGCGCGCCTACGATGCGAAGATTAGTCGTTACGTCCTCATGGGCTGTG ggTCCTACCTCAGCTCTCTGGTGATGATAGGAGTGACGTATAAAAACATACTGGCAGCCAGGGCCCGAGCTAGGGCCACTTGCGTGTAG